One stretch of Zingiber officinale cultivar Zhangliang chromosome 6B, Zo_v1.1, whole genome shotgun sequence DNA includes these proteins:
- the LOC121988592 gene encoding pentatricopeptide repeat-containing protein At1g77360, mitochondrial-like, whose protein sequence is MKPRIPSSAKGSAFWKTINAPPPPPATGTTSSVGKIRAYSSERALMLAPETVNPCQKLCKIMLSCPNAGIEQALDASGIRASPEVSEQVLLRLQNAGMLAYRFFDWARRQDRGFAHTVRAYHSTVSALAKIRQYKLMWELVAAMRADASLNVETFCIIMRKYARAHKVDKALYTFDVMEKYGVAPNLAALTGLLSALCKSKNVREAQKVFDRMCNRFQPDAKTYSILLEGWGRAPNLSKMREVFREMVDQGCEPDIVTYGIIVDALCKAGRIEEAVDVVRDMGRRGCVPTPFIYSVLVHTYGVERRIEDAVDTFLEMEINGIKPDVVVYNALISAFCKANKFGNAFRVVGDMEDKSIAPVSRTFNIILNGLISNGRNDEAYKVFRRMIKCCDPDSDTYTMIIKMFCDNNMLETALKVWKYMEKKQFLPTMHTFAVLINGLCERGEISRACVMLEDMMEKGIRPPGTTFGKLRHLLLKEGRKDVLEFLVAKMNVLIEEPLYD, encoded by the coding sequence ATGAAACCTCGAATCCCTTCTTCCGCCAAAGGCTCTGCTTTCTGGAAGACCATCAacgcgccgccgccgccgccggctaCAGGGACGACGAGTTCTGTAGGAAAAATAAGAGCCTACAGCTCAGAGAGAGCCTTAATGCTGGCGCCGGAGACCGTCAATCCCTGCCAAAAGCTGTGCAAGATCATGCTCTCCTGCCCCAACGCCGGTATCGAGCAAGCCCTCGATGCCAGCGGCATCCGCGCATCCCCCGAAGTCTCCGAACAGGTACTCCTGCGACTCCAGAACGCCGGCATGCTCGCCTACCGCTTCTTCGACTGGGCCCGCCGCCAGGACCGCGGCTTCGCCCACACCGTTCGCGCCTATCACTCCACCGTCTCCGCCCTTGCCAAGATCCGCCAGTACAAGCTCATGTGGGAGCTGGTCGCCGCCATGCGCGCCGACGCCTCCCTCAACGTCGAGACCTTCTGCATTATCATGCGCAAGTACGCCCGCGCACACAAGGTCGACAAGGCCCTCTACACCTTCGACGTCATGGAGAAGTACGGCGTCGCGCCCAACCTAGCCGCCCTCACCGGACTCCTCTCCGCGCTCTGCAAGTCCAAGAACGTCCGTGAGGCCCAGAAGGTGTTCGACAGAATGTGTAACCGGTTCCAGCCCGACGCCAAGACCTACAGCATCCTGCTCGAAGGGTGGGGAAGGGCGCCCAATCTGTCCAAGATGCGGGAGGTTTTCCGAGAAATGGTCGATCAAGGATGCGAGCCGGACATTGTCACATATGGCATCATTGTCGATGCCCTGTGCAAGGCAGGGCGCATAGAGGAGGCAGTTGACGTTGTTCGAGACATGGGCCGTAGAGGCTGCGTTCCCACACCTTTCATTTACAGCGTTTTGGTGCACACGTATGGCGTAGAGAGAAGGATCGAAGACGCAGTCGATACATTCTTGGAGATGGAGATAAATGGCATTAAGCCTGATGTGGTCGTGTACAATGCGCTGATCAGTGCATTTTGCAAGGCCAACAAATTTGGAAATGCTTTCAGGGTGGTTGGGGACATGGAGGACAAATCCATTGCTCCTGTCTCTAGAACATTCAATATCATACTAAATGGCTTGATTTCAAATGGTAGAAACGACGAAGCATATAAGGTCTTCCGCCGTATGATTAAATGCTGTGATCCGGACTCGGACACATATACTATGATAATAAAGATGTTCTGTGACAACAATATGTTGGAGACTGCTCTGAAGGTGTGGAAATACATGGAGAAGAAGCAATTTCTCCCTACCATGCACACCTTTGCAGTGCTAATCAATGGCCTTTGTGAGAGGGGTGAAATCAGCCGTGCTTGTGTTATGTTAGAAGATATGATGGAAAAGGGAATCAGACCGCCGGGTACAACATTTGGAAAATTGAGGCACTTGTTGCTGAAGGAAGGCAGGAAAGATGTCCTTGAATTTCTTGTGGCAAAGATGAATGTTCTTATCGAAGAACCTCTATATGATTGA
- the LOC121991308 gene encoding cytochrome b561 and DOMON domain-containing protein At4g12980-like: MAARAALLILLAVLLFSGVVRGNAAGSCSSMSFPSNRVYAACSDLPRLSSSLHWTYEGGKGFGSLSFAFVAPPPSQSGWVSWAINPSGGGMIGCQALIAFRQPDGAMGVKTYNVTGYGPVSEGPIAYETSDLAAEFTGGAMRMFGKMKLPEGTTVVKQVWQVGAEVVDGVPQKHDFKPENLESMGTVDLLSGGISGAGSSASRSKNTHGILCVVSWGVLLPLGQIFARYLKTFKSADPAWFYLHISCQMLGYVIGVAGWATGLVLGNKSKGIVHTNHRNIGITLFTFCTLQVFALFLRPNKDHKYRLYWNIYHHSIGYSVIILSIVNIFKGMDILAVEQKWRTGYIVAICILGGVALILEIITWTIVLKRKSGKPKERPTFHV, from the exons ATGGCGGCTCGAGCTGCCCTCCTTATTCTTCTCGCTGTACTCCTTTTCTCCGGCGTCGTCAGAGGCAACGCCGCGGGATCGTGCTCCTCGATGTCCTTCCCGTCGAACCGGGTCTACGCCGCCTGCAGCGACCTCCCTCGCCTCTCCTCCTCGCTGCACTGGACATACGAGGGAGGGAAAGGATTCGGAAGCCTCTCCTTCGCCTTCGTGGCTCCGCCTCCGAGTCAGTCGGGGTGGGTGTCGTGGGCGATTAACCCGTCAGGCGGCGGAATGATCGGGTGCCAGGCTCTTATCGCCTTCCGCCAGCCAGACGGCGCGATGGGGGTGAAGACCTACAACGTCACCGGGTACGGACCCGTCTCCGAGGGTCCGATAGCGTACGAGACGTCGGATCTGGCGGCGGAGTTCACCGGTGGCGCGATGCGGATGTTCGGGAAGATGAAGCTGCCAGAGGGGACGACGGTGGTGAAGCAGGTGTGGCAGGTGGGGGCGGAGGTCGTGGATGGCGTGCCCCAGAAGCACGATTTCAAGCCGGAGAATTTGGAGTCGATGGGGACGGTGGATCTCCTCAGCGGAGGAATTTCCGGCGCCGGGTCTTCAGCATCTAGAAGCAAAAAT ACCCATGGAATTCTTTGTGTTGTCAGTTGGGGTGTTTTGCTTCCGCTGGGTCAAATATTTGCCAGATATCTGAAGACATTCAAGTCCGCAGACCCTGCATGGTTTTACCTCCATATTTCCTGCCAGATGCTTGGCTATGTCATTGGTGTTGCTGGCTGGGCTACTGGTCTTGTCCTTGGGAACAAATCCAAGGGCATTGTGCACACCAATCACAGGAACATTGGCATCACCCTCTTCACTTTTTGCACTTTACAA GTTTTTGCACTGTTTCTGAGACCAAATAAGGATCACAAATACAGATTATACTGGAACATCTATCATCACTCCATTGGATACAGTGTAATCATCCTGAGCATCGTCAATATTTTCAAAGGCATGGACATATTAGCAGTTGAGCAAAAATGGAGGACAGGGTACATTGTGGCAATCTGTATTTTGGGGGGCGTGGCCTTGATCTTGGAGATCATCACTTGGACCATAGTTCTCAAAAGGAAGTCTGGGAAACCTAAGGAGAGACCCACTTTTCATGTTTGA